A window from Argopecten irradians isolate NY chromosome 3, Ai_NY, whole genome shotgun sequence encodes these proteins:
- the LOC138318415 gene encoding leucine-rich repeat and death domain-containing protein 1-like codes for MASFCYQYLSIVANDFIFFSGDVQTTTIAVAIASSLCYSIVWAIYYVVRLAHPQAQRENGRRKSTSPLAYLPNMGAKFTIKRPKTSTSGLYQDLIRFETVLCKQVEVPCVRCSKNLADPQCRFVTCKLCCFCVEACDIHKPPCDLECRPCDPLSAITEINLSECQISQCPERIGYFGSQLSLLNLSGNDLSEVPMEIGCLRGLKEFYLQKNNIKTLPTALGLLTNLQILTVSCNKIGSLPDIWFSLSSLQHLDVSYNEISNVPDSVRHLRNLHTLLLQHNRFKSIPEKICHLKELQKLDISDNSLESIPNSLGGLLRLEDFEASSCNLNTFPMSLCHCPSLRTINLSNNRLKSIPVEVGRVGNLRELNVSNNCLKYLPSTLHISQLHVCDISENPFLTDADQSVVQSLTQGPFNTGSVPSLFELAFRTVVLGDSVHYDLTTLPLILQETFREKKTCTSCGVVFLDLYKSSLHFRQFAHGYYIPFLSQICSATCAVNS; via the exons ATGGCCAGTTTCTGTTACCAGTACCTGTCCATCGTAGCCAATGACTTCATTTTCTTCAGTGGTGATGTCCAGACCACAACTATTGCTGTCGCTATAGCCAGTTCTCTTTGTTACTCAATAGTTTGGGCCATATACTATGTTGTACGCTTGGCACATCCTCAGGCTCAGAGGGAAAATGGCCGCAGGAAATCTACTTCACCCCTTGCCTACTTACCAAACATGGGAGCTAAGTTCACCATTAAAAGACCAAAAACTTCT ACGTCGGGTTTGTACCAGGACCTGATCAGGTTTGAGACCGTGCTGTGTAAACAGGTGGAGGTGCCTTGTGTTAG GTGCAGTAAAAATTTGGCTGATCCTCAGTGCCGTTTTGTGACCTGTAAATTGTGCTGTTTTTGTGTCGAGGCCTGCGACATACACAAGcctccctgtgaccttgagtgccGTCCATGTGATCCCTTAAGTGCTATTACAGAGATTAATCTCAG TGAGTGCCAGATCAGTCAGTGTCCAGAAAGAATTGGTTATTTTGGGTCACAGTTGTCACTTCTCAATCTGTCTGGTAATGACCTTTCTGAAGTACCCATGGAAATTGGCTGTCTGCGTGGCCTCAAAGAATTTTATCTACAGAAGAATAACATCAAAACACTGCCG ACAGCACTAGGCTTGTTAACAAACCTTCAGATACTGACGGTCTCCTGTAACAAGATAGGCTCTTTACCTG ATATTTGGTTCTCATTGTCCAGTCTACAACACCTGGATGTCAGCTATAACGAGATTAGTAACGTACCTGATTCTGTGCGACACTTAAGGAACCTTCACACATTATTGTTACA ACATAACAGATTTAAAAGCATTCCTGAAAAAATATGCCATTTAAAAGAGCTACAG AAACTAGATATAAGTGACAATTCTCTGGAGAGTATACCGAATTCTCTAGGTGGCCTACTGAGACTGGAGGATTTTGAAGCATCATCATGTAACCTCAACACATTccccatgtccctgtgtcattGTCCGAGCCTGAGGACCATTAATCTGTCCAACAATAG ATTAAAATCGATTCCAGTTGAGGTCGGCCGAGTAGGTAACCTAAGAGAGTTGAATGTGTCCAATAACTGTCTGAAGTACCTGCCTTCTACATTACATATCAGTCAACTACATGTTTGTGATA TTTCAGAAAATCCATTCCTAACTGATGCTGACCAATCAGTTGTCCAGTCCTTGACCCAGGGTCCATTTAACACCGGGAGTGTTCCTAGTCTTTTTGAACTGGCCTTCAGGACAGTGGTGTTGGGAGATAGTGTCCATTACGACCTCACAACATTACCATTAATTCTACAAG aaACTTTTCGAGAAAAAAAGACGTGTACTTCATGTGGTGTGGTATTCCTAGACCTGTACAAATCTTCGCTCCACTTCCGACAGTTTGCACATGGATATTACATTCCATTTTTGTCCCAAATATGCTCGGCTACATGTGCAGTGAACTCATGA
- the LOC138320029 gene encoding beta-1,3-galactosyltransferase brn-like: MIKLIKTVRKYASHSMVFFCLFILIWILCAFVGYHVWYMNLIKSYSEFSYPIEADFVSLYKNFKRNEALPTDIQPINLHPFHYVHSKQKCDFRSGQDVSLVILVKSSVINFQLREGIRETWGKTKGENIEIVYLLGYRSAHQAKVDKEARLHGDIIQESFIDAYSNNTYKTIMGFKWAVKYCNRATHIMFVDDDHYLVLQNLLEYINRLYKSNNDNLMVGYAYFQAEPHRYTISKWSVTIEDYPFDRFPTYVTAGAYLVSREVAEKLVFSFPYVKYLWLDDIYIGIVSRKLGIIPQHEPKFNQPFYFLYTDPTNIIYHDFKTKEAFLNAEQFLSGFPKVSPASKMCLYSWKCLASMLL; encoded by the coding sequence ATGATCAAATTAATCAAAACAGTACGCAAATATGCCAGTCACAGCATGGTATTTTTCTGTCTTTTCATACTGATATGGATATTATGTGCATTCGTAGGATATCATGTATGGTACATGAACTTGATAAAGTCTTACAGTGAATTTTCATATCCAATAGAGGCAGACTTCGTGTCATTGTACAAAAACTTCAAAAGAAATGAGGCATTACCTACAGACATCCAACCAATTAATCTACATCCATTCCATTACGtccattcaaaacaaaaatgtgatTTCAGGTCAGGTCAAGATGTTTCACTGGTGATTTTAGTAAAATCCTCAGTGATAAATTTTCAACTGCGTGAAGGTATACGAGAGACATGGGGTAAAACGAAAGGAGAAAATATCGAAATCGTTTATTTACTTGGCTACAGGTCTGCGCATCAAGCGAAAGTGGACAAGGAAGCACGTCTTCATGGTGACATAATTCAGGAATCATTCATTGACGCATACAGCAATAACACATACAAGACTATTATGGGATTCAAGTGGGCTGTTAAATACTGCAATAGGGCAACTCACATCATGTTCGTAGACGATGATCATTACCTTGTTCTTCAAAACCTACTTGAATACATAAACAGATTATATAAATCTAATAATGACAATTTGATGGTGGGGTATGCCTACTTTCAAGCAGAACCACACAGGTATACCATATCGAAATGGAGTGTAACGATAGAAGATTACCCATTCGACCGATTTCCAACGTATGTGACAGCAGGAGCCTATTTAGTGTCACGTGAGGTGGCTGAAAAACTCGTGTTTTCTTTTCCATACGTTAAATACCTTTGGCTTGATGACATTTATATAGGTATAGTAAGTCGTAAGTTGGGAATTATCCCACAACATGAACCGAAATTCAATCAACCGTTTTACTTCCTATACACGGATCCAACCAATATAATATATCACGACTTTAAAACGAAAGAAGCATTTCTAAATGCAGAGCAATTTCTAAGTGGTTTTCCCAAAGTATCGCCAGCTTCAAAAATGTGTCTATATTCTTGGAAATGTCTAGCATCAATGCtactttga